From the genome of Colletotrichum higginsianum IMI 349063 chromosome 4, whole genome shotgun sequence, one region includes:
- a CDS encoding FAD dependent oxidoreductase, protein MDKRARIPVTLPVANPTESYWHYPPSRLSNYCSSASPPSETDTLIIGSGITGAAVAHFLLASPSAGTSSQQTPSPPDITMLEARTVTSGATGRNGGHTKAASYRSFLHHEATLGTEAACRIARLELANIRAVHAFAATHLKDRETESRPCQTVDAIYDAVQWEAAKRAIEAMREAMPGEDASKYDLYDADETQSRFHVSGEGLHGGVAYEAGSISAYRFATGVLELCVDKGLKLFTETPAVSVERLDGTAESGHRRWVVQTPKGRIAARKVVLATNGYTAFLDRRFQEAIVPTRGQIVAHRPGSKMPKEGLPTTYSFIYEGGYEYMIPRPAGAPFAGDIVIGGGLVRAPEEGLEEYGTTDDSRLNPIVSSYLHETTPRYFGDNWGDDDDAAGGRLRAEWTGIMGFSPDGFPFVGQVPGSSGGGGGSKDEGLWVSAGFQGHGMVFCWMCAKALVAMMLDMAEEDKEEEKQRLSSWFPEAFRITEARLKQRFHGRVNHSASGPSNGGWNPS, encoded by the coding sequence ATGGACAAAAGAGCCCGCATTCCCGTCACTCTCCCGGTGGCCAACCCGACCGAGAGCTACTGGCACtatcccccctcccgcctCTCAAACTACTGCTCGAGCGCATCACCGCCATCAGAGACCGACACGCTGATTATAGGAAGCGGTATCACGGGCGCTGCTGTGGCCcacttcctcctcgcctcgccctctGCCGGGACCTCCTCGCAACAAACGCCATCGCCTCCCGACATCACAATGTTGGAAGCCCGCACCGTGACCTCGGGCGCAACAGGTCGCAACGGCGGCCACACAAAAGCGGCGTCCTACAGATCGTTCCTCCATCATGAAGCCACTCTCGGCACCGAGGCCGCATGTCGCATCGCGCGTctcgagctcgccaacaTCCGCGCCGTCCACGCCTTCGCGGCAACTCATCTCAAGGACCGGGAGACGGAGAGCAGACCCTGCCAGACGGTCGACGCGATCTACGACGCCGTCCAGTGGGAGGCGGCGAAACGGGCCATCGAGGCGATGAGGGAAGCCATGCCAGGCGAAGACGCTTCGAAGTACGATCTctacgacgccgacgagacgCAAAGCCGGTTCCACGTCTCGGGCGAGGGGCTCCACGGGGGTGTCGCGTACGAGGCGGGGAGCATCTCGGCGTACCGGTTCGCCACCGGCGTGCTGGAGCTGTGCGTCGACAAGGGCCTGAAGCTCTTCACGGAAACGCCCGCGGTCAGCGTCGAGAGGCTCGACGGGACGGCCGAGAGCGGCCATCGCCGATGGGTTGTGCAGACGCCCAAGGGACGGATCGCGGCGCGGAAGGTGGTGCTCGCGACCAACGGCTACACGGCATTTCTCGACCGGCGGTTCCAGGAGGCCATCGTGCCGACGCGCGGCCAGATCGTGGCGCACCGGCCGGGCTCCAAGATGCCCAAGGAAGGCCTGCCGACGACGTACAGCTTCATCTACGAGGGCGGCTACGAGTACATGATCCCCAGGCCGGCGGGCGCGCCGTTCGCcggcgacatcgtcatcggcggcggcctcgtccgagCGCCGGAGGAAGGGCTGGAAGAGTACgggacgacggacgactcGCGGCTGAACCCCATCGTCAGCTCGTACCTCCACGAGACGACGCCACGGTACTTTGGCGACAActggggcgacgacgatgacgccgccgggggTCGGCTACGGGCCGAATGGACGGGCATCATGGGCTTCAGCCCGGACGGGTTCCCGTTCGTGGGACAGGTGCcgggcagcagcggcggcggcggcggcagcaaagATGAGGGCCTCTGGGTCTCGGCGGGCTTCCAGGGGCACGGCATGGTGTTCTGCTGGATGTGCGCAAAGGCGCTCGTCGCCATGATGCTTGATATGGCCGAGGAggataaggaggaggagaagcagcgaCTCAGCAGTTGGTTCCCCGAGGCATTTCGGATCACAGAGGCACGACTGAAGCAGAGATTCCATGGGAGAGTGAACCATTCGGCATCGGGACCCTCCAACGGGGGGTGGAATCCGAGCTAG